A window of the Hypomesus transpacificus isolate Combined female chromosome 22, fHypTra1, whole genome shotgun sequence genome harbors these coding sequences:
- the gmcl1 gene encoding germ cell-less protein-like 1 → MGTFGSRFQDSSQGPEEVVEGAGISHKHGCDCKKRKRSAHCDCDSEPEEEDSLLDTPRRKKLKSTSKYIYQTLFLNGENSDIRICALGQEWNLHKVYLCQSGYFSSMFSGSWKESNMMVIELEIPDQNIDTEALQVVFGSLYRDDVLIKPSRVVSILAAACMLQLDGLIQQCGETMKENVNVKTVCGYYSSASIYGLDSVMKKCLEWLLNNLMTHQNVDLMKELGVEVMEQLIQSSDLFVMQVEMDVYTALKKWMFLQMNPSWDGPIKQLLADADSCLCKRRTELAEEEPFLKTEEGSLFVPVFKHVRLQYIINDLASARILERDNILPPEWLTYVYKNQWFAMLRTEHDNDNGPQEANKEEFEVNSMRCGRKLSKDGDYCWRWTGFNFGFDLLVTYTNRFIVFKRNTLSQPCGGAVSLQPRRHLAYRLRLASFDSSGKLVCSRSTGYQLLTLEKDQEYVVMNLDSRLLSFPLYVCCNFLYTSTQSDRRPNSPEPECSARSVL, encoded by the exons ATGGGCACCTTCGGAAGCCGTTTCCAGGATTCTTCCCAGGGACCGGAGGAGGTGGTAGAAGGGGCTGGTATCAGCCACAAGCACGGGTGTGACtgcaagaagaggaagaggagcgcaCACTGCGACTGCGACAGCGAGCCCGAGGAGGAGGATTCCCTTCTAGACACACCACGCAG GAAGAAATTGAAAAGCACCTCAAAGTACATCTACCAGACCTTgttcctgaatggagagaacAGTGATATTCGTATCTGCGCCCTCGGGCAGGAGTGGAACCTGCACAAAGTATATCTCTGTCAG TCAGGCTATTTCTCCAGCATGTTTAGTGGCTCGTGGAAGGAGTCCAACATGATGGTCATAGAGCTGGAAATCCCAGACCAGAACATTGACACAGAAG ctctgcaGGTGGTGTTTGGGTCTTTGTATAGGGACGACGTGCTTATCAAACCCAGTAGGGTCGTTAGTATCCTTGCAGCTGCTTGTATGCTCCAGCTG GACGGTCTTATTCAGCAGTGTGGTGAGACCATGAAGGAAAATGTCAATGTTAAGACTGTGTGTGGTTACTACTCTTCTGCCAGTATCTACGGACTAGACTCAGTAATGAAGAA GTGTCTGGAATGGCTCCTCAACAACCTAATGACGCACCAGAATGTTGACCTTATGAAGGAACTTGG GGTGGAGGTTATGGAGCAACTGATCCAGTCATCTGACCTGTTTGTCATGCAGGTGGAGATGGATGTCTACACAGCCTTAAAAAAG TGGATGTTTCTGCAGATGAATCCCTCCTGGGACGGTCCCATCAAGCAGCTTTTGGCTGATGCCGACTCCTGCCTGTGTAAACGCAGGACAG AGCTTGCTGAGGAGGAGCCTTTCTTGAAGACAGAGGAAGGATCTCTCTTCGTCCCAGTCTTCAAACACGTCCGCCTGCAGTACATCATCAACGACCTGGCCTCAGCGCGCATCCTGGAGAGAGATAACATCTTGCCTCCTG AATGGCTAACCTATGTGTACAAGAACCAATGGTTTGCAATGCTCAGGACAGAACACGACAACGACAATGG TCCCCAGGAGGCCAATAAGGAGGAATTTGAGGTTAACAGCATGAGGTGTGGCAGGAAACTGAGTAAAGATGGAGAT TACTGTTGGCGTTGGACAGGATTCAACTTTGGCTTTGACCTGCTGGTGACCTACACAAACCGCTTCATCGTGTTTAAGAGGAACACACTCAGCCAACCTTGTGGGGGTGCTGTGAGTCTGCAGCCTCGCAGGCATTTGGCGTACAG GTTACGCCTGGCTTCTTTTGATAGCAGTGGTAAGCTGGTTTGCAGCAGATCTACAGGTTACCAGCTTCTCACTCTGGAGAAAGACCAA GAGTATGTGGTAATGAATCTGGACAGCAGGCTACTATCTTTCCCCCTCTATGTGTGCTGTAACTTCCTGTACACCtcgacacagtcagacagacggCCCAACAGCCCAGAGCCAGAGTGCAGTGCTCGCAGTGTTTTGTGA
- the fam136a gene encoding LOW QUALITY PROTEIN: protein FAM136A (The sequence of the model RefSeq protein was modified relative to this genomic sequence to represent the inferred CDS: inserted 2 bases in 1 codon), translated as MAEAHQARVQSVIEDMVQNLEXDHIRKMQGLMFKCSAECCEHSTDSMSQVHHCIDRCHTPLAQAQGVVTSELEKFQDRLSRCTMHCNDKAKDLFDSGDKEPAVRALMESCVGTCVDDHVNLIPSMTRRLKDNLDSIPQ; from the exons ATGGCAGAGGCGCATCAAGCTCGTGTGCAGTCAGTGATAGAGGATATGGTTCAAAACTTGGA AGACCATATTAGAAAAATGCAA GGTCTCATGTTCAAATGCAGTGCAGAATGTTGTGAGCACTCCACGGACTCGATGTCACAGGTGCATCACTGTATTGACCGCTGTCACACGCCTCTGGCCCAAGCTCAAGGAGTGGTTACCTCTGAGCTAGAAAAATTTCAA GATCGACTTAGCAGGTGCACTATGCATTGCAACGACAAAGCCAAGGACCTGTTTGACTCAGGAGACAAGGAGCCAGCGGTACGTGCACTGATGGAAAGTTGTGTGGGCACCTGTGTGGATGACCATGTCAACTTAATTCCTAGCATGACACGCAGACTCAAAGACAACCTGGACTCTATACCTCAGTGA